The genomic segment TTGCGCGCTGGTAATCGCCACGGCCAACCGTGAACGTGAATGCCGTTTTGCCTTCGACGCTCTGGTTCTGGATGATCATGTCGACGTCGATATTCGCGTCCGCCACCGGGCCGAGAATCTGATACGCAATGCCCGGCTTGTCGGGCACACCCATCACGGCGATACGAGCTTCGTCGCGCTGGAACGCGATGCCCGAGATGACTGCTTTTTCCATGGTCTCGTCTTCTTCAAAAGTAATCAGGGTGCCCGACTTCATTTCAGTCTCGAGCGGGATGAGCGGATCGGTCAGGCTCGACAGCACGCGCGTCTTGACCTGATATTTGCCGGCAAATTCCACCGAGCGGATCTGCAACACCTTCGAACCCAGGCTGGCCATTTCCAGCATTTCTTCGAACGTCACGCGATCGAGGCGACGGGCCTCTTCGACCACGCGCGGGTCGGTCGTGTACACGCCGTCGACGTCGGTATAAATCAGGCACTCATCGGCCTTCAGCGCGGCAGCGACCGCAACCGCCGACGTATCGGAACCGCCACGGCCGAGCGTGGTGATGTGGCCTTCCGGATCGACACCCTGGAAGCCGGTGATCACCACCACCTTGCCCGCGTCGAGGTCGCGCAACACGCGCTCGCCGTCGATTTCGCTGATGCGCGCTTTCGTGAACGCGCTGTCCGTCTTGATCGGCACTTGCCAGCCGGCATAGCTGACCGCGTCGACACCTGCGTCCTGCAGCGCGATGGCCAGCAGGCCCGAGCTCGCCTGTTCGCCGGTGGCAGCGATCATGTCGAGTTCGCGCGGGCTCGGCTGGGAAGTGATTTCTTTCGCGAGACCGAGCAGGCGGTTGGTTTCGCCGGACATCGCCGACGGCACGACGACCATCTTGTGGCCGGCCTTGTGCCATTTCGCGACGCGCTTGGCGACGTTCTTGATGCGCTCGACCGAGCCCATCGAGGTGCCGCCGTATTTATGTACGATGAGTGCCATTGTCGTTCTGAACTGGAAGAGAAACCGCGCTGGCGCGCTGGTGACGACCGCACAAAAGCACAGGAGCGCAACGTCTTGTGAACGGCGGCAAAGTGTGTGGCGGCGTAAATGCAGCACGCGTGCAGCACGCGCGGATTTGCCCGGAAATGATCGCTAATGGCTAAACGGGGAAACGACGGATCACGCTCGCAAACCGGCGACAGCGACAAAAGCGATTGGAGAAATCGGGTCGGGCAAACAAGTTAACGTACCCGATCGGGCGCAAAAAGACAAGCCGAAAGGACCAAAGAAATGCGCGGAATCGCGGCTGGAAAGGCTTATTGCGTGCGGCTTTGCGCCCTTTTTACGGTCTTTGCGGCGACGCAGGCCGGATAGCCGAACGGCCGGTCAGGCGATCAGCAGATCCTCGCGCCACGAGATCCTGACGCGCGGTTCGCTCGAACTCGCCGATGCGGCCGCCGTTGCGCGATTCACGCCGAGCAAGGGCACGAACAGCAGTTCATCGCCGATAAAAAGCAACGGGACGTCGCGCTTCCACGCGGGAACGCCGCGCTCCTGGAACAGGTTCTTCAACGTACGGGCCGGTGCGTCGGGGGAAGCGGAGGTGCGCATCCGTTCGCCGCCGCTACGCGATCGCGCGCTTAGCAATGCGCGCTTCAGGACGCTGAGGGATACTGTATCGAGGTCAAGCGTGTCATCAGAAGCCGCATCACCCTCGC from the Paraburkholderia fungorum genome contains:
- a CDS encoding aspartate kinase translates to MALIVHKYGGTSMGSVERIKNVAKRVAKWHKAGHKMVVVPSAMSGETNRLLGLAKEITSQPSPRELDMIAATGEQASSGLLAIALQDAGVDAVSYAGWQVPIKTDSAFTKARISEIDGERVLRDLDAGKVVVITGFQGVDPEGHITTLGRGGSDTSAVAVAAALKADECLIYTDVDGVYTTDPRVVEEARRLDRVTFEEMLEMASLGSKVLQIRSVEFAGKYQVKTRVLSSLTDPLIPLETEMKSGTLITFEEDETMEKAVISGIAFQRDEARIAVMGVPDKPGIAYQILGPVADANIDVDMIIQNQSVEGKTAFTFTVGRGDYQRAMDILTGQVQGHVQAEKVLGDPKVSKVSVVGVGMRSHVGIASTMFRTLSEEGINIQMISTSEIKISVLIDEKYMELAVRALHKAFELDQA